A region from the Manihot esculenta cultivar AM560-2 chromosome 13, M.esculenta_v8, whole genome shotgun sequence genome encodes:
- the LOC110629114 gene encoding E3 ubiquitin-protein ligase ATL31, which produces MRGITLNLSRLIIHHGIIWFHVLLLCSASEHNTTTGKQEDRYVLYSNFDPTMAIVIVVLICAFFFVGMFSIFIRQCSENTVVVSNLANATVSGSRSRRAGLDPAVIEKFPVFVYSEVKNIKIGRETLECAVCLSEFEDDETLRLLPKCNHVFHPECIDEWLASHVTCPVCRAKLTPESAEIPKNSPQQTTTTESNQHDSVPTVTEEVAVTVNEEENRDSHPQVIVTPTTSQAKNRPPRLGFSEKFPRSHSTGHSLVQAGENIERYTLRFPEEMRTQIMASAKLKRAVSFNVILATEGSSRKGYRSSGEGSSRGKQIGRWAFLISGGNSFKSSKIENDGDSFNGSRNMLASVKNPLNCLNVRVDGAEEPSTRVRPMV; this is translated from the coding sequence ATGAGAGGAATCACACTTAATCTCAGCCGTTTGATCATCCACCATGGAATCATATGGTTCCACGTTCTCCTGCTGTGCTCCGCCAGTGAACATAACACCACCACTGGAAAACAAGAGGACCGCTACGTGTTGTACTCAAATTTTGATCCGACGATGGCCATAGTGATCGTCGTTCTCATTTGCGCTTTCTTCTTCGTCGGAATGTTCTCCATCTTCATTCGTCAGTGTTCTGAGAACACTGTTGTTGTTTCTAACCTCGCCAACGCTACTGTCTCCGGGAGTAGATCACGGCGGGCTGGCCTTGATCCTGCCGTGATTGAGAAGTTTCCGGTTTTCGTTTACTCTGaggtgaaaaatattaaaattggtAGAGAAACACTGGAATGTGCAGTTTGCTTGAGTGAATTCGAAGACGATGAAACGCTGCGTTTATTGCCTAAATGTAATCACGTTTTTCATCCTGAATGTATTGATGAATGGTTGGCTTCTCATGTCACTTGCCCGGTTTGCCGAGCCAAGCTCACGCCGGAATCCGCTGAAATTCCGAAAAACTCACcgcaacaaacaacaacaacagAGTCGAATCAACACGACTCTGTTCCTACTGTGACCGAAGAAGTGGCGGTTACCGTGAATGAAGAGGAGAACAGAGATTCACACCCACAGGTTATTGTTACTCCAACCACGAGTCAGGCAAAGAATCGGCCACCGAGATTAGGATTTTCGGAGAAGTTTCCAAGATCGCATTCGACGGGGCATTCACTTGTTCAAGCAGGAGAGAACATTGAAAGGTATACACTGAGATTCCCAGAGGAGATGAGGACGCAGATAATGGCAAGCGCGAAACTGAAACGTGCGGTGAGTTTCAATGTGATATTAGCAACGGAAGGTAGTTCAAGAAAAGGATATAGGAGCAGTGGAGAAGGTAGTAGCAGAGGAAAGCAAATCGGCCGGTGGGCATTCTTGATTTCCGGAGGTAATTCCTTCAAATCAAGTAAGATTGAAAACGATGGAGATTCGTTTAACGGTAGTAGAAACATGTTGGCATCAGTTAAGAATCCGTTAAATTGCTTAAATGTGAGGGTTGATGGAGCCGAAGAACCGTCCACTCGGGTTCGGCCTATGGTTTGA